Genomic DNA from Peribacillus simplex:
TCTGACATTAATCTTCTCTCCCATATTCAAGTTACTCAACAAAATTGAAGAAAACTATGCAAATAACCTTTTATTTACTCACTAGTCATTGATGATCAGTATGGTATTTAAAACAATGCATTTCATTCAAAACCTGTATATAACGTATTAAGGAAGAATTTATCCTATACTCTCCTTGGTCGGTTTTCGCAATAAAGTAATTACTTCGTACTATCTTATCTAATACATCTTTTAGAACGTCTTCCTTCTTTACATCTGGCCCTTTTATTATTTTTTCTCGTTTAATATCATTATCCAAGGTATAACAAACAATAAATTTCTTCAAATTAGCTCCCCCTTTCGAGAACAACTTCTGATTGTCTTAAGTAGGGAAACACATCTACTTATTTGAAGCGAATAGTCTTAAAATTTATATACTGAATAAGAATGCAATTATCGACCAGCTTTGTCTTTCAAAGACGTTATACATGAAGCAAATACCCCTGTTGATAAATGATGGATAGCATTCCTACTATTTTTGAAAAATACCTTTGTGTACCATCTATAAATATTTCATGAATACCATAGATAGATACAGCCTAAAAAGATATATATCAAAGCGAGTATAGAAAAATTCATTTTTTTAAGTCCATTACACAGTCCATTTATATTAATTCGAATTGAACCTTGGTATTAAGGGGGCAAAATATTTAATCCTTGATTCCCCCCTCTATATAAAGATCAAATCTTCACCTTAGTCAATAAAAAAGCCACCAATTATGGCAGCTGGATCTTCGACTTTTGTTCCCGTTTAAGCACATTCTCATTTTCTATATATTATGTTCGTTTTACGTAATAACCTGGGTAACTTACCTATCTATAGGCCATCCAAGAGACACCCTAAGTGTTTGTCTGAATCCATCCTTGAAGCTTTTCAGGGATGGATTTTTATTTTTTACTTTTCTTAGCTGAATAATATGTCTCAAGAGCGACTTAAAAGAGAGCTGGATTTTCATCCGCCTTAATTGCACTAAACTGCCCTGATAGTTGCATAAAAAAAAACTGCCTTAAAGACAGCTCCGATCTTCAGCTAACGCACCTGTTACTTTAAGTACATTACTTCACAATTTTGAATGGGTATAAATAATTGGAAATTTTAGTCGCCAACATAGAAAATGGCTTTAGCTGTCAATAACTCCTTTCATTCACTTTTATAAGAAATATCGACCTATGACCTGTTATCTAGTTCATTAGTGCTTTCTTATGGTCAATGGTCGCATCATGTCATGGTCTTCGTGCTCCAACTTATGACAATGCCATACATACTTTCCAGCAAATGGTTCAAATCGCATGATGATTCGAACCGTTTCTCCCGCGTTGACTGTCACTGTATCTTTTAAGCCAAAATCAGTGGGAAGAGGTTGTTTGAAGTTTCCATTACTGTCACGGCGTTCAAGGACGAGAAAATCCACCAAGTGAAGATGAATTGGATGGCCACCGTCAGTTATGTTTTCCAGCTCCCATATTTCAACCGAATCAAGTAGAGGTGTTTCTGTCACTGGATCATCCCACTCTTTTCCATCTAACAAAAGCATAGGACGTCCAAATTCATCCTGTGTCTCCACAAGAGTTAAGTGTCTTACCTTTTTGACTTCTGTGAGTGGAATATGATCAATATTACTTAAAATCGCCGGCACTTGACTGTTGTCCTTTCCTTTTAAGGGCTTTGTCACTTTGAATGCCATCACATCACCTGTAGGATTTCCTAATTCAAACTGGTTTTGCAAGATGATGGTTTCGCCTTGCAATTTAGAGAAGTCCACAACGATGTCTATCCGCTCAGCTGAACCAACTAGTAGACTTTGTACCTCAATCGGCCGTTCAAGAAGCCCCCCGTCTGTTCCGATTAAAAAAAAAGACTGGGAATTACTTAATTGAAACTGGTATGCGCGAGAGTTAGAAGCGTTTACTATACGAAATCTGTATTTGCGGGGCTCCACGTTTAAATAAGGCCAAACTTTCCCGTTCACTACGATTGTTTCTCCAAAAAAACCAGGAACGATAGATGGAAAAGGTAAATCTGGTGAGGGATTGCTTGGCTGGGCTGGATACAACAGAGATCCATCTGGATTAAATGACTTATCCTGGACGATGAGTGGTACCTCATATTTTCCCTTCGGAAGAGGCAGCGCCTTCTCTTCTTCATCGCGTATTAAATAAAGCCCTGCAAGACCTGCATACACATTTAACCGGGTGATACCAAGGGCATGGTCATGATACCAAAGAGTGGTCGCTCTTTCACGGTTTGGGTATTTGTAGGTCTTTGTTACAAACTCTGCTCCTGTTTGCCCAAAATTTTTGGTAAACCACGCCTCGGGGTGTCCATCACTTGCTGGTGTACTCGGACTTCCGTGTAAATGTACAACGGTTCGAACTTCAGGGTTATGAGAAGCCCCATGAATCGTTGTATCGATGGGTAAAAAATGTTTTTTAGGTAATTTATTTTTCCATTTCACGTATATAGGTTTGTCTTTCTTGACTTCAAACGTTGGACCAGGCACTAACCCGTTATACGCCCATACTTTTGTTTTGGGCAAATTTTGATGAAATTGATGTCGTGTTTGTACCATGCTTACAACATAAGGGTTATTTTTGGTAGTTTTTCTTGATTTGATTACCGGCGGAATTGGGAGTCGATCAACAAATTTCT
This window encodes:
- a CDS encoding multicopper oxidase family protein; this encodes MQFKKFVDRLPIPPVIKSRKTTKNNPYVVSMVQTRHQFHQNLPKTKVWAYNGLVPGPTFEVKKDKPIYVKWKNKLPKKHFLPIDTTIHGASHNPEVRTVVHLHGSPSTPASDGHPEAWFTKNFGQTGAEFVTKTYKYPNRERATTLWYHDHALGITRLNVYAGLAGLYLIRDEEEKALPLPKGKYEVPLIVQDKSFNPDGSLLYPAQPSNPSPDLPFPSIVPGFFGETIVVNGKVWPYLNVEPRKYRFRIVNASNSRAYQFQLSNSQSFFLIGTDGGLLERPIEVQSLLVGSAERIDIVVDFSKLQGETIILQNQFELGNPTGDVMAFKVTKPLKGKDNSQVPAILSNIDHIPLTEVKKVRHLTLVETQDEFGRPMLLLDGKEWDDPVTETPLLDSVEIWELENITDGGHPIHLHLVDFLVLERRDSNGNFKQPLPTDFGLKDTVTVNAGETVRIIMRFEPFAGKYVWHCHKLEHEDHDMMRPLTIRKH